The Panicum virgatum strain AP13 chromosome 5K, P.virgatum_v5, whole genome shotgun sequence genome has a window encoding:
- the LOC120708010 gene encoding pseudo histidine-containing phosphotransfer protein 5-like, with the protein MDYSNLRRQAASMKKSLFDQGYLDEQFCQVEDLQDDASPNFAEEVVTLFFKDSARLISNIEQALEKYPKDFNKWDAYMQQLKGSCSSIGASRMNSECMSFRDYCGQGNAEGCMKSFQKVKMEHGVLRQKLEAYFQLLRQAGPAGAASRPAM; encoded by the exons ATGGATTATTCTAATTTGCGACGCCAAGCCGCATCCATGAAAAAGAGTCTCTTTGATCAG GGGTACCTAGATGAGCAATTTTGTCAGGTGGAAGACTTGCAGGATGATGCTAGTCCTAATTTTGCTGAAGAGGTCGTTACTTTGTTTTTCAAGGACTCTGCCAGGCTAATATCCAACATTGAGCAAGCACT GGAAAAATACCCCAAAGATTTCAACAAGTGGGATGCATACATGCAGCAACTAAAAGGCAGCTGCTCCAG CATTGGTGCTTCAAGGATGAACAGTGAGTGCATGTCATTCAGGGATTATTGCGGGCAAGGAAATGCAGAAGG TTGTATGAAATCTTTTCAGAAAGTGAAGATGGAGCATGGTGTCCTGAGGCAGAAACTAGAAGCCTATTTTCAG CTGCTGCGACAAGCCGGTCCCGCCGGAGCTGCCAGCAGGCCTGCTATGTAA